The following coding sequences lie in one Lelliottia jeotgali genomic window:
- a CDS encoding Formate dehydrogenase H: protein MKKIASVCPYCGAGCKLNLVVENNRIIRAEAADGVTNQGTLCLKGFYGWDFLNDTRLLTPRLTQPMIRYHKGDKFTPVTWEEAIRYTASKLKAIKEQHGPRSIMTTGSSRGTGNETNYVMQKFARGVLNTNNVDCCARVCHGPSVAGLQETLGNGAMSNSINDIENSKCLLVFGYNCADSHPIVARRVLKARQNGAKIIVCDPRRIETARIADQHLQLNNGSNMALVNAFGYVLLEEELYDKNYVARFADGLDAYRQTVNDYAPEKVEHLTGVSARDVRQAMRTFAAAPSATVMWGMGVTQFGQAVDVVKGLSSLALLTGNLGRPAVGVGPVRGQNNVQGACDMGVLPNMFPGYQDVTDAAVRAKFADAWGINVNDMDDQVGTRITEVPHLALEGKIKAYYIMGEDPLQTEADLGLVRRGFEALDFVVVQDIFMTKTAEVADVLLPATSWGEHGGVFTCADRGFQRFGKAIEASGNVKRDWEIISLLASAMGYPMHYDSNQQIWDEMRDLCPLFFGVTYEKMGEMGHIQWPCPTLDHPGTPYLYKDNQFDTPNGKGQLFAAEWRAPAEVPDADYPLVLCTVREVGHYSCRSMTGNCAALQSLADEPGRVQMNPVDADALGVSDGQLVWVRSRRGKVITRANISERINAGAVYMTYQWWIGACNELTQDNLDPTSKTPETKYCAVQLEAIDDQRWAEDYAASAYQSMKTRLIDAVNV, encoded by the coding sequence ATGAAAAAAATCGCAAGCGTCTGCCCCTACTGTGGCGCAGGCTGTAAATTAAATCTCGTGGTCGAGAACAATCGTATCATCCGTGCCGAAGCCGCTGATGGCGTCACTAACCAGGGTACCCTGTGCCTGAAAGGTTTTTACGGCTGGGACTTTCTTAACGATACCCGTCTACTCACCCCTCGCCTCACCCAGCCGATGATCCGCTACCACAAAGGCGACAAATTCACCCCTGTCACCTGGGAAGAAGCCATCCGCTACACCGCCAGCAAACTGAAAGCGATCAAAGAACAGCATGGCCCGCGATCCATTATGACCACTGGCTCCTCACGCGGAACCGGCAACGAAACCAACTACGTGATGCAGAAATTTGCGCGCGGTGTCCTTAACACCAATAACGTGGACTGCTGCGCCCGCGTCTGCCACGGGCCATCGGTGGCAGGTTTACAGGAAACATTGGGCAACGGGGCGATGAGTAACTCGATTAACGATATTGAGAACTCAAAATGCCTGTTGGTGTTTGGTTATAACTGTGCGGATTCGCACCCTATCGTGGCGCGCCGGGTGCTTAAAGCCCGCCAGAATGGCGCGAAGATCATCGTCTGCGATCCGCGCCGTATTGAAACAGCGCGCATCGCCGATCAGCATTTACAGCTCAATAACGGCAGCAATATGGCGCTGGTCAATGCCTTTGGCTACGTCCTGCTGGAAGAGGAGCTGTACGACAAAAACTACGTCGCGCGATTCGCGGATGGCCTCGATGCCTATCGTCAGACGGTTAACGATTATGCACCTGAAAAGGTCGAGCATCTGACCGGTGTTTCGGCGCGGGATGTGCGTCAGGCGATGCGCACCTTTGCCGCCGCACCGTCCGCGACGGTGATGTGGGGCATGGGCGTGACTCAGTTCGGTCAGGCTGTGGATGTGGTGAAAGGCCTTTCCAGCCTGGCGTTACTGACCGGCAATCTTGGCCGCCCTGCCGTGGGTGTCGGCCCGGTTCGCGGACAAAACAACGTCCAGGGTGCGTGCGATATGGGCGTGCTGCCAAATATGTTCCCCGGCTATCAGGATGTGACCGACGCCGCCGTGCGCGCGAAGTTCGCCGATGCATGGGGAATTAACGTCAACGACATGGATGACCAGGTCGGGACGCGCATCACTGAAGTGCCGCATCTGGCGCTGGAAGGCAAAATCAAAGCCTATTACATCATGGGTGAAGATCCGCTCCAGACCGAAGCCGATCTCGGCCTGGTGCGCCGTGGCTTTGAAGCGCTCGATTTCGTGGTCGTCCAGGACATTTTCATGACCAAAACGGCTGAAGTGGCGGATGTGTTGCTACCAGCCACTTCATGGGGCGAGCACGGCGGCGTCTTCACCTGCGCGGACCGCGGCTTCCAGCGCTTCGGCAAAGCGATCGAGGCCAGTGGGAACGTCAAGCGTGACTGGGAGATCATCAGCCTGCTCGCCAGCGCGATGGGCTATCCGATGCATTACGATTCCAACCAGCAAATCTGGGACGAAATGCGCGATCTGTGCCCGCTGTTCTTCGGCGTGACCTACGAAAAAATGGGCGAAATGGGCCACATTCAATGGCCGTGCCCAACGTTGGATCACCCCGGCACACCGTACCTGTACAAAGACAATCAGTTCGATACGCCAAACGGCAAAGGCCAGCTGTTTGCCGCCGAATGGCGCGCGCCGGCGGAAGTGCCGGACGCGGACTATCCGCTGGTGCTGTGTACGGTGCGCGAAGTCGGCCACTATTCGTGTCGTTCAATGACAGGCAACTGTGCCGCGCTGCAAAGCCTGGCCGATGAACCGGGGCGCGTGCAGATGAATCCGGTTGATGCGGATGCGCTTGGTGTTTCTGACGGGCAGCTGGTCTGGGTGCGTTCGCGTCGCGGGAAAGTGATCACCCGAGCGAACATCAGCGAACGTATTAACGCAGGTGCTGTGTATATGACCTACCAGTGGTGGATCGGAGCTTGCAACGAACTGACGCAGGATAATCTCGACCCGACGTCAAAAACGCCGGAAACGAAATACTGCGCGGTGCAGCTGGAGGCGATCGACGATCAGCGCTGGGCGGAAGATTACGCCGCCTCGGCGTATCAGTCGATGAAAACCAGGTTGATTGATGCGGTGAACGTTTAG
- a CDS encoding Formate dehydrogenase N gamma subunit, producing MSKSKMILRTKFIDRACHWTVVICFFLVSLSGIALFFPTLQWLTETFGTPQMGRILHPFFGVLIFFALMFMFVRFVHHNIPDKQDLPWIKGIVEVLKGNEHKVADVGKYNAGQKMMFWSIMSLIFVLLATGVIIWRPYFTHYFPIWLVRWSLLIHATAAIVLIHAILIHIYMAFWVKGSITGMIEGKVSRRWAKKHHPRWYREVEAKEEE from the coding sequence ATGAGTAAGAGCAAAATGATCCTGCGCACGAAGTTTATCGACCGCGCCTGTCACTGGACGGTGGTGATCTGCTTCTTCCTGGTGTCGTTATCCGGTATTGCGCTCTTTTTCCCGACGCTCCAGTGGCTGACGGAAACCTTCGGCACCCCGCAGATGGGGCGCATCTTGCATCCGTTTTTTGGCGTGCTGATCTTTTTCGCGCTGATGTTTATGTTTGTTCGCTTTGTGCATCACAACATTCCGGATAAGCAGGATCTGCCGTGGATCAAGGGCATTGTCGAAGTACTGAAAGGCAACGAGCATAAGGTGGCGGATGTCGGGAAGTATAATGCCGGGCAGAAAATGATGTTCTGGAGCATTATGAGCCTGATTTTCGTCCTGCTGGCGACGGGAGTGATCATCTGGCGTCCTTACTTTACCCACTACTTCCCGATCTGGCTGGTGCGCTGGAGTCTGTTAATCCACGCCACGGCGGCGATTGTGCTGATCCACGCCATTCTGATCCATATCTATATGGCGTTTTGGGTGAAGGGATCGATTACCGGCATGATTGAAGGGAAGGTGAGCCGCCGCTGGGCGAAGAAACACCATCCGCGCTGGTATCGTGAGGTTGAGGCGAAAGAGGAAGAGTAA
- a CDS encoding Iron binding protein SufA for iron-sulfur cluster assembly, which produces MELHSETFNPADFAWRGLTLTPTAAAHIHELIAKKPDIVGLRLGVKQTGCAGFGYVLDTVSVPEKDDLVFETDGAKLFVALQAMPFIDGTEVDYVREGLNQLFKFNNPKAQNECGCGESFGV; this is translated from the coding sequence ATGGAATTGCATTCAGAAACCTTTAATCCCGCTGATTTCGCCTGGCGTGGTTTGACGCTGACGCCAACGGCAGCGGCGCATATTCACGAGCTGATAGCGAAAAAACCGGACATTGTGGGTTTGCGTTTAGGTGTTAAACAGACTGGCTGTGCCGGATTCGGCTATGTACTGGATACGGTCAGCGTGCCCGAAAAAGACGATCTGGTCTTCGAAACCGACGGCGCTAAGCTGTTTGTTGCGCTGCAGGCGATGCCGTTTATCGATGGCACTGAAGTCGATTACGTGCGCGAAGGCTTAAACCAGTTATTCAAATTCAATAACCCAAAAGCGCAGAATGAATGCGGCTGCGGCGAAAGCTTTGGGGTATAG
- a CDS encoding HTH-type transcriptional regulator ycgE yields the protein MALYSIGEVAERCGINPVTLRAWQRRYGLLKPQRSEGGHRQFDEEDIQRIEEIKRLMKTGISVGKVKALLEVGPRTVDSNWIAFQEEMMTVLRYASPAKLRAKISEFRRDHAIDAIIDHIFIPVRQRLSLDHNTARHMSSLLDGVLIDFIAMLLADARKKPGKEALLIGWDTDDRTRLWLEAGRLSQQGWHIDVMAEPIDSPKPELFPGQKLFVWTGLAPSRRQQEQLDHWREQGFSVSFIEG from the coding sequence ATGGCCTTATACAGTATCGGCGAAGTCGCCGAACGATGCGGAATCAACCCCGTCACACTCCGCGCCTGGCAGCGTCGCTACGGTTTATTAAAACCGCAGCGCAGTGAAGGGGGCCATCGTCAGTTTGACGAAGAGGATATCCAGCGCATCGAAGAGATCAAGCGTCTGATGAAAACCGGCATTTCCGTCGGCAAAGTCAAGGCACTGCTTGAGGTTGGCCCTCGTACGGTGGACAGCAACTGGATAGCATTCCAGGAAGAGATGATGACGGTCCTGCGTTACGCCAGCCCTGCGAAACTGCGCGCTAAAATTTCTGAATTCCGCCGCGACCACGCCATTGACGCCATCATCGACCACATTTTCATTCCTGTTCGTCAGCGTTTAAGCCTGGATCACAATACCGCCCGCCATATGTCCAGCCTGTTGGACGGCGTGCTGATTGATTTCATCGCCATGCTTCTGGCCGACGCGCGCAAAAAGCCGGGCAAAGAAGCATTGCTGATCGGCTGGGATACGGATGATCGCACACGTTTGTGGCTCGAAGCAGGGCGTTTGTCGCAGCAGGGATGGCATATTGATGTGATGGCGGAGCCGATTGACTCGCCAAAACCGGAGCTGTTCCCCGGTCAAAAACTCTTTGTCTGGACCGGCCTTGCGCCGTCAAGACGTCAGCAGGAACAGTTAGACCACTGGCGAGAACAAGGTTTCTCCGTCTCTTTCATCGAAGGCTAA
- a CDS encoding Cysteine desulfurase yields the protein MSFPVEKVRADFPVLTREVNGLPLAYLDSAASAQKPNKVIDAEAEFYRHGYAAVHRGIHTLSAEATQRMENVRTQIAAFLNARSPEELVFVRGTTEGINLVANSWGSAQVHAGDNIIITQMEHHANIVPWQMLCERVGAQLRVIPLNQDGTLQLEVLDSLLDDRTRLVAITQISNVLGTENPVAEIIAKAHQSGAKVLVDGAQAIMHHTIDVQALDCDFYVFSGHKLYGPTGIGVLYVKEDILQAMPPWEGGGSMIATVSLTQGTTYAKAPWRFEAGTPNTGGIIGLGAAIQYVSAIGLDAIAEYEETLMHYALAELASVPDLALYGPDSRKGVIAFNLGKHHAYDVGSFLDNYGVAVRTGHHCAMPLMAFYQVPAMCRASLVMYNTTEEIDRLVTGLKRIHHLLG from the coding sequence ATGAGTTTTCCCGTAGAGAAAGTGCGGGCGGATTTCCCCGTCCTGACCCGTGAAGTGAACGGTCTGCCGCTTGCCTATCTCGACAGCGCAGCCAGCGCGCAGAAGCCGAACAAGGTGATCGACGCCGAGGCGGAATTCTATCGCCACGGCTACGCGGCGGTGCATCGCGGCATTCACACCCTGAGCGCCGAAGCGACGCAGCGCATGGAAAACGTGCGCACGCAAATTGCCGCGTTCCTTAACGCCCGCTCGCCGGAAGAGCTGGTGTTTGTGCGGGGTACCACCGAAGGCATTAACCTGGTGGCGAACAGCTGGGGCAGCGCGCAGGTCCACGCGGGTGACAACATCATCATTACGCAGATGGAACACCACGCCAATATCGTGCCGTGGCAGATGCTTTGTGAGCGCGTGGGCGCCCAACTGCGGGTGATTCCGTTGAATCAGGACGGTACCTTGCAGCTGGAGGTGCTGGATTCCCTGCTCGACGATCGCACGCGACTGGTGGCCATCACCCAGATTTCCAACGTGCTTGGCACCGAAAACCCGGTAGCGGAGATCATCGCCAAGGCCCATCAATCTGGCGCGAAAGTGCTGGTGGACGGCGCGCAGGCGATCATGCACCACACCATCGACGTGCAGGCTCTGGATTGCGATTTTTATGTCTTCTCCGGTCACAAACTGTATGGCCCGACCGGGATTGGCGTGCTGTATGTAAAAGAGGATATTCTGCAGGCGATGCCGCCGTGGGAAGGGGGCGGATCGATGATCGCCACCGTTAGCCTGACGCAAGGCACCACCTACGCGAAAGCACCGTGGCGCTTTGAAGCAGGCACGCCGAATACGGGCGGGATCATCGGTCTTGGCGCAGCTATTCAGTACGTGTCAGCCATTGGGCTGGACGCGATTGCGGAATATGAAGAGACGCTGATGCACTATGCGCTGGCGGAACTCGCCAGCGTGCCGGATCTGGCGCTTTACGGCCCGGATTCGCGTAAAGGGGTAATTGCCTTTAATCTGGGTAAACACCACGCCTACGACGTTGGCAGTTTTCTTGATAATTACGGCGTGGCCGTGCGCACCGGGCATCACTGCGCAATGCCGCTGATGGCGTTTTACCAGGTCCCGGCGATGTGCCGCGCGTCGCTGGTGATGTATAACACAACGGAAGAGATCGACAGGCTGGTGACGGGGCTGAAACGCATCCACCACCTGCTGGGTTAA
- a CDS encoding ycgF yields MLTTIIYRSHLCENVPVKALEEMVAAANIKNGESDVTGILLFNGTHFFQLLEGPEESVFRIYNNICHDKRHYNLVELLCDYAPSRRFGKAGMELFDLRTYEREEVLQHVLDKGTTKYQLTYNDRALQFFRTFVEATEKENYYEIPDGSSWDFIADDDANPARSIEVDETADCGFAFQPIVDPFAQQVVSFEALIRTADGGSPQAYFNAFSGNDIYAADLQSKKMAFAMAGKLGLKEQALSVNLLPMTLVNVPGAVGFLLNEIEANGLVPEQIVVEFTESEVISRFDEFKDAVRQLKSAGISVAIDHFGAGFAGLLLLAQFQPDRIKINRDLVADVHRSGPRQAIIQAIIKCCSSLEILVCAVGVEKAEEWMWLESAGISQFQGHLFASPCFAGIPSIAWPEKKAGM; encoded by the coding sequence ATGCTCACGACAATAATTTACCGCAGTCATCTGTGCGAAAACGTTCCGGTAAAAGCGCTGGAAGAGATGGTCGCGGCGGCCAATATTAAAAACGGGGAATCCGATGTCACCGGGATTTTACTGTTTAACGGCACCCATTTCTTTCAACTTCTGGAAGGCCCTGAAGAGAGCGTTTTCCGGATCTATAACAACATTTGTCATGACAAACGCCATTACAACCTGGTGGAACTGCTGTGCGATTACGCTCCGTCTCGGCGCTTTGGCAAAGCAGGCATGGAGCTGTTTGATTTAAGAACCTATGAGCGGGAAGAAGTGCTCCAGCACGTTCTTGATAAAGGGACGACAAAGTATCAATTGACCTACAACGATCGCGCGCTGCAATTCTTCCGAACCTTTGTCGAAGCCACGGAAAAAGAGAATTACTACGAAATACCTGACGGCAGCAGCTGGGATTTTATTGCGGACGACGACGCTAATCCGGCGCGTTCCATTGAGGTGGATGAAACGGCGGATTGCGGCTTTGCATTTCAGCCTATTGTTGACCCGTTCGCCCAGCAGGTCGTCTCCTTCGAGGCGCTGATCCGTACAGCAGACGGCGGCTCTCCGCAAGCGTACTTTAACGCGTTTTCCGGCAACGATATTTACGCAGCGGATCTCCAGAGTAAAAAGATGGCGTTTGCGATGGCGGGAAAATTGGGCCTGAAAGAACAGGCGTTATCCGTTAACTTATTGCCGATGACGCTGGTGAATGTGCCCGGCGCGGTGGGCTTCTTGTTGAATGAGATTGAAGCCAACGGCCTGGTGCCTGAGCAGATCGTGGTCGAGTTTACCGAGAGCGAAGTTATCTCGCGCTTTGATGAATTTAAAGACGCGGTCCGGCAGCTAAAAAGCGCCGGTATCAGCGTGGCTATCGATCACTTTGGCGCGGGATTCGCAGGGCTTTTGCTGCTGGCACAATTTCAGCCCGACAGAATCAAAATAAATCGCGATCTGGTGGCGGACGTTCACCGCAGCGGGCCTCGTCAGGCGATTATTCAGGCGATCATCAAATGCTGTTCTTCACTCGAAATTTTGGTGTGCGCGGTGGGTGTCGAAAAAGCCGAAGAGTGGATGTGGCTTGAGTCGGCAGGGATTTCTCAGTTCCAGGGACATCTGTTTGCCAGCCCGTGCTTCGCCGGAATACCGTCGATTGCGTGGCCAGAGAAAAAAGCGGGAATGTAA
- a CDS encoding Iron-sulfur cluster assembly protein SufB yields the protein MSRNTEATDDVNTWSGGHLNYKEGFFTQLQTDELAKGINEEVVRAISAKRNEPEWMLEFRLSAFRAWLEMEEPHWLKAHYDKLNYQDYSYYSAPSCGSCDDTCASQPGAVQQTGANTFLSKEVEEAFEQLGVPVREGREVAVDAIFDSVSVATTYRGKLAEQGIIFCSFGEAIHDHPELVKKYIGTVVPSNDNFFAALNAAVASDGTFIYVPKGVRCPMELSTYFRINAEKTGQFERTILVADEGSYVSYIEGCSAPVRDSYQLHAAVVEVIIHKDAEVKYSTVQNWFPGDGNTGGILNFVTKRALCEGENSKMSWTQSETGSAITWKYPSCILRGDNSIGEFYSVALTSGYQQADTGTKMIHIGKNTKSTIISKGISAGHSQNSYRGLVKIMPTATNARNFTQCDSMLIGTDCGAHTFPYVECRNNSAQLEHEATTSRIGEDQLFYCLQRGISEEDAISMIVNGFCKDVFSELPLEFAVEAQKLLAISLEHSVG from the coding sequence ATGTCTCGTAATACTGAAGCAACTGACGATGTGAATACCTGGAGTGGCGGGCACCTCAACTATAAAGAGGGCTTCTTCACCCAGCTGCAAACGGACGAACTGGCGAAGGGCATCAACGAAGAGGTGGTGCGCGCAATTTCGGCCAAACGTAACGAGCCGGAGTGGATGCTCGAGTTCCGCCTGAGCGCGTTTCGCGCGTGGCTGGAGATGGAAGAACCGCACTGGCTGAAAGCCCATTACGATAAGCTTAACTATCAGGATTACAGCTACTACTCCGCGCCATCCTGCGGCAGCTGTGACGATACTTGCGCCTCCCAACCTGGCGCGGTGCAGCAAACTGGGGCTAACACCTTCCTGAGCAAAGAGGTCGAAGAGGCCTTTGAGCAGCTCGGCGTGCCGGTGCGAGAAGGGCGTGAAGTGGCTGTGGACGCCATTTTTGACTCCGTTTCTGTCGCGACGACTTATCGTGGCAAGCTGGCCGAACAGGGGATCATTTTCTGCTCCTTTGGCGAAGCCATTCACGATCACCCGGAACTGGTGAAGAAATACATCGGTACCGTGGTCCCAAGCAACGACAACTTCTTTGCGGCGCTGAACGCGGCGGTCGCCTCCGACGGGACCTTCATCTACGTGCCCAAAGGCGTGCGTTGTCCGATGGAGCTCTCGACCTATTTCCGTATCAACGCTGAGAAAACCGGTCAGTTCGAGCGCACCATTCTGGTCGCGGACGAAGGTAGCTACGTGAGCTATATCGAGGGCTGTTCTGCGCCTGTGCGCGACAGCTATCAGCTGCACGCGGCGGTGGTGGAAGTGATCATCCACAAAGACGCCGAAGTGAAATACTCGACGGTGCAGAACTGGTTCCCCGGCGATGGCAACACCGGCGGTATTCTGAACTTCGTCACCAAGCGCGCGCTGTGTGAAGGCGAAAACAGCAAGATGTCCTGGACTCAGTCCGAAACCGGTTCAGCGATCACCTGGAAATACCCAAGCTGCATTCTGCGCGGCGATAACTCGATCGGGGAGTTCTACTCCGTGGCGTTGACCAGCGGCTATCAGCAGGCCGATACCGGCACCAAGATGATCCACATCGGCAAGAACACCAAATCGACCATCATTTCGAAAGGGATCTCCGCCGGACACAGCCAGAACAGCTATCGCGGGCTGGTAAAAATCATGCCGACGGCGACTAACGCGCGTAACTTTACCCAGTGTGATTCGATGCTGATCGGCACTGACTGCGGGGCGCACACCTTCCCGTACGTCGAATGTCGCAATAACAGCGCCCAGCTGGAACATGAGGCCACCACGTCGCGCATCGGCGAAGACCAGCTGTTCTACTGTCTGCAACGCGGTATCAGCGAAGAAGATGCGATTTCGATGATTGTGAACGGCTTCTGCAAGGACGTGTTCTCTGAACTGCCGCTGGAATTTGCCGTAGAAGCCCAAAAATTATTAGCGATCAGCCTTGAGCACAGCGTCGGTTAA
- a CDS encoding Formate dehydrogenase N beta subunit, giving the protein MSMQSQDIIKRSATNVMTPPPQARDFKAEVAKLIDVSTCIGCKGCQVACSEWNDIRDEVGVCEGVYDNPMDLSAKSWTVMRFSETTQNNKLEWLIRKDGCMHCAEPGCLKACPSAGAIIQYANGIVDFQSEHCIGCGYCIAGCPFNIPRLNPDDNRVYKCTLCVDRVSVGQEPACVKTCPTGAIHFGTKKEMLELGESRVMQLKKRGYAHAGVYNPQGVGGTHVMYVLHHADQPELYHNLPTDPKISLPVDLWKGILKPLSAAGFIATFAGLIYHYIGVGPNKETDDDEEENPHE; this is encoded by the coding sequence ATGTCTATGCAATCACAAGATATTATCAAACGTTCGGCCACCAACGTCATGACTCCGCCGCCTCAGGCGCGGGATTTCAAAGCGGAAGTCGCGAAGCTTATCGACGTTTCGACCTGCATCGGCTGCAAAGGCTGTCAGGTGGCGTGCTCGGAGTGGAACGATATTCGCGACGAGGTCGGCGTGTGCGAGGGCGTATATGACAACCCGATGGATTTGAGTGCCAAATCCTGGACGGTGATGCGCTTTAGCGAAACCACGCAGAACAACAAACTGGAGTGGCTGATCCGCAAGGACGGCTGCATGCACTGCGCGGAGCCGGGCTGTCTGAAAGCTTGCCCGTCCGCCGGGGCGATCATCCAGTACGCCAACGGGATTGTCGATTTTCAGTCTGAGCACTGCATCGGCTGCGGATACTGCATCGCCGGGTGTCCGTTCAACATTCCGCGTCTCAATCCTGACGACAACCGTGTCTACAAATGTACGCTGTGCGTGGATCGCGTCAGCGTCGGTCAGGAGCCGGCCTGCGTCAAAACCTGTCCGACCGGTGCAATTCATTTCGGCACTAAAAAAGAGATGCTGGAGCTGGGCGAATCGCGTGTGATGCAGCTGAAAAAACGCGGCTACGCGCACGCGGGCGTTTATAACCCGCAGGGTGTGGGCGGGACGCATGTCATGTACGTGCTGCATCACGCCGATCAGCCGGAGCTGTATCACAATCTGCCGACGGATCCGAAGATCAGTCTGCCGGTGGATCTGTGGAAGGGGATCCTCAAGCCGCTCTCTGCCGCCGGGTTTATCGCCACCTTCGCGGGGCTGATTTACCACTACATTGGCGTGGGGCCAAACAAGGAGACGGACGACGACGAAGAGGAGAATCCGCATGAGTAA
- a CDS encoding Iron-sulfur cluster assembly protein SufD, producing MAGLPNSSNALQQWHRLFETQGETRSEQAQQHLQQMLRLGLPTRKHENWKYTPLDGLLNSQFVTRLAEVAPAQRDALALNVDAVRLVFVDGRYQPELSDSTETSGFEVEINDQRQALPAPVQPEVFLHLTESLAASVTHIRVKRNQRPAKPLLLLHITQGLDGEEVNTAHYRHHFELAEGAEATIIEHYVSLNDTKHFTGARLTMNVAANAQLHHIKLAFENPVSHHFAHNDILMGPDAAAYSHSFLLGGAVLRHNTSTQLNGENTTLRINSLAMPVKSEVCDTRTWLEHNKGYCNSRQMHKVIANDKGRAVFNGLINVAQHAIKTDGQMTNNNLLLGRLAEVDTKPQLEIYADDVKCSHGATVGRIDDEQMFYLRSRGIDKHAAQKMIIYAFAAELTEALRDETLKQQVLARIGQRLPGGEA from the coding sequence ATGGCTGGCTTACCGAACAGCAGTAACGCGCTGCAGCAGTGGCATCGCCTGTTTGAAACCCAGGGCGAAACGCGATCCGAACAGGCGCAACAGCACTTGCAACAGATGCTGCGTCTCGGCCTGCCGACGCGCAAGCATGAGAACTGGAAATACACGCCGCTGGACGGCCTGCTCAACAGTCAGTTTGTTACCCGTCTGGCGGAGGTCGCTCCGGCGCAGCGTGATGCCCTGGCGCTGAATGTGGACGCCGTGCGGCTGGTATTTGTCGACGGACGCTATCAGCCTGAACTGAGCGACAGTACTGAGACGAGCGGCTTTGAGGTCGAGATTAACGATCAGCGCCAGGCGCTGCCCGCGCCGGTACAGCCGGAAGTTTTCCTGCATCTGACAGAAAGTCTCGCGGCGAGCGTCACCCACATCCGCGTGAAGCGTAATCAGCGCCCGGCAAAACCGCTGCTGCTGTTGCACATCACCCAGGGGCTGGACGGCGAAGAGGTCAACACGGCGCATTATCGACACCATTTTGAGCTGGCAGAAGGCGCGGAAGCGACGATCATCGAGCACTACGTTAGCCTCAATGACACCAAACACTTTACTGGCGCGCGCCTGACCATGAACGTGGCGGCCAACGCCCAACTGCATCACATCAAGCTGGCGTTTGAAAACCCGGTCAGCCATCACTTTGCCCATAACGACATTTTGATGGGGCCGGATGCGGCGGCGTACAGCCACAGTTTCCTGCTCGGCGGGGCGGTGCTGCGTCACAATACCAGCACCCAGTTGAACGGTGAAAACACCACGCTTCGCATCAACAGCCTGGCGATGCCGGTTAAGTCAGAAGTGTGCGATACCCGAACCTGGCTTGAGCATAACAAGGGCTACTGCAACAGCCGTCAGATGCACAAAGTTATCGCCAACGACAAAGGTCGCGCGGTGTTTAACGGCCTGATTAACGTGGCGCAACATGCCATCAAAACTGACGGGCAGATGACCAACAACAATCTGCTGCTCGGGCGTCTGGCGGAAGTGGACACCAAGCCGCAGCTTGAAATTTATGCCGATGACGTCAAGTGTAGCCACGGGGCGACGGTAGGACGGATCGACGATGAACAGATGTTCTATCTGCGCTCGCGCGGGATCGACAAACACGCGGCGCAGAAAATGATCATCTACGCGTTTGCCGCAGAACTGACGGAAGCGCTACGCGATGAAACCCTGAAACAGCAGGTGCTGGCACGCATTGGCCAGCGTTTGCCAGGAGGCGAAGCATGA
- a CDS encoding Iron-sulfur cluster assembly ATPase protein SufC → MLSIKDLQVSVEDKAILRGLNIDVRPGEVHAIMGPNGSGKSTLSATLAGREDYEVVGGSVEFKGKDLLELSPEDRAGEGIFMAFQYPVEIPGVSNQFFLQTSLNAVRKYRGEEELDRFDFQDLMEEKIKLLKMPEDLLTRSVNVGFSGGEKKRNDILQMAVLEPELCILDETDSGLDIDALKIVADGVNSLRDGKRSFIIVTHYQRILDYIKPDYVHVLYQGRIVKSGDFTLVKQLEEQGYGWLTEQQ, encoded by the coding sequence ATGTTAAGCATTAAAGATTTACAGGTCAGTGTTGAAGATAAAGCGATCCTGCGCGGGCTGAACATTGACGTCCGCCCAGGGGAAGTGCACGCCATTATGGGGCCGAACGGCTCGGGGAAAAGTACGCTTTCTGCAACGCTGGCCGGGCGTGAAGATTATGAAGTGGTCGGCGGTTCCGTCGAGTTTAAAGGCAAAGATTTACTCGAACTGTCGCCGGAAGACCGCGCGGGTGAAGGCATCTTTATGGCCTTCCAGTATCCTGTCGAGATCCCTGGCGTCAGTAATCAGTTCTTCCTGCAAACCTCGCTGAATGCGGTGCGCAAATACCGTGGCGAGGAAGAGCTTGATCGCTTTGACTTCCAGGATCTGATGGAAGAGAAGATCAAACTGCTGAAAATGCCGGAAGATTTGCTGACCCGTTCCGTGAACGTCGGTTTCTCCGGCGGCGAGAAAAAGCGTAACGATATCCTGCAAATGGCGGTGCTGGAGCCTGAACTGTGCATTCTGGATGAAACAGACTCTGGTCTGGACATTGATGCGCTGAAAATTGTAGCTGACGGCGTGAACTCCCTGCGCGACGGCAAGCGCTCGTTCATTATCGTCACCCACTATCAGCGTATTCTGGACTACATCAAACCGGATTACGTCCACGTCCTGTATCAGGGCCGCATCGTGAAATCCGGTGATTTTACTCTGGTCAAACAACTGGAGGAGCAGGGCTATGGCTGGCTTACCGAACAGCAGTAA